A window from Myxococcus virescens encodes these proteins:
- a CDS encoding CRISPR-associated helicase/endonuclease Cas3, giving the protein MKRLLAKSTATPDRPEGEATLLGHTALVLSAARRLLEHRGRVSLLAAGLDPALEPRLRRIVLLAAALHDLGKCSEHFQSMLRRQREAPQLVRHEALSLWLCWPGQPLSAWLLQDVSERDLCLALVCVAAHHRKFQTEAFAPDGTGAGLSLELWVQHEDFARTLGRIAEELALSAPPLFTAPIVLLATRKEHPRDQLQSWQDDFERTVPAGSVDARLLVVCKALVLAADVAGSALPRSGEKQDWVVRQLTAPHPAEALRAVVERRLAGRTPRPFQEEVARSAAPLTLVRAGCGSGKTAAAYLWAARQHPGRPLWLTYPTMGTATEGFRDYLHGADVEARLQHSRAAVDFDIFGLRDGAAPGTGSRDQDRLDALRSWGADAMSCTADTVLGLVQSQRQGLYAWPGLCAACVVFDEVHAYDDRLFGCLLRFLEALPGIPALLMTASLPATRLDALRGVCARVHGRSLAEVEGPEDLETLPRYQRLDVAEPWSLVAECLRDHGKVLWVSNTVDRCMRTAEAGTSHGARALLYHSRFRYEDRVRRHGDVIEAFATEGRAAFASTTQVAEMSLDLSADLLVTDLAPIPALIQRLGRLNRRSTPERPAPVRPFVVLPFDGPPYAAPDLRNARAWMERLGTGPLSQRDLVDAWGPPGMTNAPRRQSSTWLDGRFDTWPAPCRDGSPSLTVLLEQDARAVLDGAVSAHRVTLPMNLPPESFKWRAWPRAGRLPYPIPPADALDYDGLRGARWRKP; this is encoded by the coding sequence GTGAAGCGGCTGTTGGCCAAGAGCACGGCCACGCCCGACAGACCCGAGGGCGAGGCCACGTTGTTGGGCCACACGGCCCTGGTGCTGTCAGCCGCGCGGAGGCTCCTGGAGCACCGGGGGCGCGTGTCGCTGCTGGCCGCGGGCCTGGACCCGGCGTTGGAGCCCCGGCTGCGGCGCATCGTCCTGCTGGCCGCCGCGCTCCATGACCTGGGCAAGTGCAGTGAGCACTTCCAATCCATGCTGCGCCGCCAGCGCGAAGCGCCGCAGCTTGTCCGTCACGAAGCGCTCTCGCTGTGGCTCTGCTGGCCAGGGCAGCCGCTCTCCGCATGGCTCCTGCAGGACGTGAGCGAGCGGGACCTGTGCCTGGCGCTGGTCTGCGTGGCCGCACACCACCGCAAGTTCCAGACAGAGGCCTTCGCGCCCGACGGCACCGGAGCGGGGCTGTCGCTGGAGTTGTGGGTCCAGCATGAAGACTTCGCCCGGACGCTGGGGCGCATCGCCGAGGAGCTGGCGCTGTCCGCTCCGCCACTGTTCACCGCGCCCATCGTGCTCCTCGCCACGCGGAAGGAGCACCCGCGCGACCAACTCCAGTCGTGGCAGGACGACTTCGAGCGGACCGTGCCCGCCGGCTCCGTGGACGCGCGGCTCCTGGTCGTGTGCAAGGCGTTGGTGCTCGCGGCGGACGTCGCGGGCTCGGCGCTCCCCCGGAGCGGAGAGAAGCAGGATTGGGTGGTCCGTCAGCTCACGGCGCCCCATCCCGCCGAGGCCCTGCGCGCCGTGGTCGAGCGCCGCCTTGCGGGACGCACACCGCGACCGTTTCAGGAGGAGGTGGCCCGCAGCGCCGCGCCGCTGACCCTGGTCCGCGCGGGCTGTGGCAGTGGCAAGACGGCCGCTGCGTACCTCTGGGCCGCAAGACAGCACCCCGGCCGTCCGTTGTGGCTCACGTATCCGACGATGGGCACGGCGACGGAGGGCTTCCGGGACTACCTCCACGGCGCGGACGTGGAGGCCCGATTGCAGCACTCACGCGCGGCAGTGGATTTCGACATCTTCGGACTCCGCGACGGCGCGGCGCCGGGGACGGGCTCCCGCGACCAGGACCGGCTCGACGCGCTCCGCTCCTGGGGCGCCGACGCGATGAGCTGCACGGCCGATACGGTGCTTGGGCTCGTCCAGAGCCAGCGGCAGGGGCTCTATGCCTGGCCCGGGCTCTGTGCGGCCTGCGTCGTCTTCGACGAAGTCCACGCCTACGACGACCGGCTCTTCGGCTGCCTGCTGCGCTTCCTGGAAGCCCTGCCGGGAATCCCTGCGTTGCTGATGACCGCCAGCCTGCCCGCCACGCGGCTCGACGCGCTGCGCGGCGTGTGCGCGCGCGTTCATGGCCGGAGCCTCGCGGAAGTCGAAGGGCCGGAGGACCTGGAGACACTGCCGCGCTACCAGCGGCTGGACGTCGCGGAGCCGTGGTCTCTCGTGGCGGAGTGCCTGCGAGACCACGGCAAGGTGCTGTGGGTCAGCAACACGGTGGATCGCTGCATGCGGACCGCCGAGGCCGGCACGTCGCACGGTGCGCGCGCGCTGCTGTACCACAGCCGCTTTCGTTACGAGGACCGCGTCCGTCGCCACGGTGACGTCATCGAGGCCTTCGCCACCGAGGGCCGCGCGGCGTTCGCGTCAACGACGCAGGTCGCGGAGATGAGCCTGGACCTGTCAGCGGATCTGCTCGTCACGGATTTGGCGCCCATCCCGGCGCTCATCCAGCGCTTGGGGCGGCTCAATCGCCGCAGCACTCCGGAGCGGCCCGCGCCCGTGCGGCCTTTCGTGGTGCTCCCCTTCGATGGGCCGCCGTACGCCGCGCCGGACCTGCGCAACGCGCGTGCATGGATGGAGCGGCTGGGAACGGGGCCGCTGAGCCAGCGGGACCTGGTGGACGCATGGGGGCCGCCCGGGATGACGAATGCGCCGCGGCGGCAGTCCAGCACCTGGCTGGATGGACGCTTCGACACCTGGCCCGCCCCGTGCCGCGACGGAAGCCCCAGCCTCACGGTCCTCCTGGAACAAGACGCCCGTGCCGTCCTGGACGGAGCGGTGAGCGCTCACCGGGTCACCCTGCCCATGAACCTGCCACCCGAGTCCTTCAAGTGGCGTGCATGGCCCCGCGCGGGCCGGCTGCCATACCCCATCCCTCCAGCGGACGCGCTGGACTACGACGGCCTGCGAGGTGCGCGATGGCGAAAGCCGTGA
- the cas6 gene encoding type I-MYXAN CRISPR-associated protein Cas6/Cmx6, protein MPAIDLLFPVQGGPVPLDHAYLLFSALSRHIPALHERTDMGVFSLRGVNNTRELLYLGRGTLRLRCPIEAVATLLPLVSAPLEVAGRRLSLGAPSLHALEPVPALSARLVTFKHAMDESSFIVAVSRALEALGVQATLKVGRRRIVRIAGKKVVGFALELHGLSAEHSLRVQEQGLGGRRHMGCGLFLPPGRAARVQSRGKAA, encoded by the coding sequence ATGCCTGCCATTGACCTGCTGTTCCCCGTGCAAGGCGGTCCGGTGCCGCTCGACCACGCTTATCTCCTGTTCTCCGCGCTCTCCCGTCACATCCCCGCGCTGCATGAACGCACGGACATGGGGGTGTTCTCGCTTCGAGGTGTGAACAACACGCGGGAGTTGCTCTACCTGGGGCGAGGCACGCTGCGCCTGCGGTGCCCAATCGAAGCCGTGGCTACGCTGCTGCCGCTGGTGAGCGCGCCGCTGGAGGTCGCGGGGAGACGCCTGTCCCTGGGCGCGCCCTCGCTCCATGCGCTGGAGCCTGTGCCCGCATTGTCCGCACGGCTGGTCACCTTCAAGCACGCGATGGATGAGTCTTCGTTCATCGTGGCTGTCTCCCGGGCACTGGAGGCGCTTGGCGTCCAGGCCACGCTGAAGGTGGGGCGCAGGCGCATCGTGCGCATCGCTGGCAAGAAGGTCGTGGGCTTCGCGCTCGAACTTCATGGCTTGTCGGCCGAGCACTCGCTGCGCGTGCAGGAGCAGGGCCTGGGAGGCCGCCGTCACATGGGCTGCGGCCTTTTCCTCCCGCCCGGCCGGGCGGCCCGTGTCCAGTCTCGTGGGAAGGCCGCGTGA